A genomic stretch from Arachis stenosperma cultivar V10309 chromosome 3, arast.V10309.gnm1.PFL2, whole genome shotgun sequence includes:
- the LOC130966746 gene encoding uncharacterized protein LOC130966746, whose translation MEGILEENPSSQDDSQPRRPTSEHHEATNQAKIASTIHHANKHVTTDPQHPEKARDKAAQIIQDLCLRVQELEGKLTNREKHNNEHGSQATSRSRSHRGRSPTRQHDRREDRSTSRNHRHEKSPERRYNKKHHRSASRDLSRQHNSDEDRRYQSTKRTRSDHTIMGATPFTERILRAKLPKGFDKPTDMKYDGTKDPQEHLTAFEARMNLEGAADAVRCRAFPVTLAGPAIKWFNALPNGSIASFHDIARKFMAQFTTRITKAKHPISLLGVTQKLDESTRKYLDRFNDECLTVDGLTDSVASLCLTNGLMNEDFRKHLTTKPVWTMHEIQNVAKDYINDEEVSQVVAANKRQHVATQHGNPTPRHNPPPKENQRDHLKPTHRPPRIGKFSNYTPLTAPITEIYHQIADRGIIPKARPLKERTGGNKALYCDYHRGYDHKTQDCFDLKDALEQAIRDGKLPEFVKFIREPRRADRDKSPEREGRNPRTQKPPPRENPEEDPTIIVNVITGKDVSNKSKLTMKKDLKIMAVRHHDPVTIADSTITFLPEDCQHGTSAEDAPFVISARIGTGLVRRILVDTGADSNILFRGAFDKLGLRNDNLQTHRHGVTGLGDNFLKPDGSVTLPITIGTSNQRKTILSEFVVLKDSTAYNVILGRKTINDFSAVIFTKYLLMKFRADDGTIGTIHGDREVAAECDNNSLALRKKSRDAAGIFLADLDARLDGQPRPEPEGDMEKLQIGPTKEEYTFINRNLPYDLKEELSQLLKQNRDLFAFTPADMPGINPDLMSHHLAVDPLAKPVAQRRRKMSPDRAAEVRKQVKTLLEANFIRELPYTTWLANVVLVRKSNGKWRMCVDYTDLNKACPKDAFPLPNIDGLVDAASGHRYLSFMDAYSGYNQIPMHRPDEEKTAFITPEGTYCYRVMPFGLKNAGATYQRLVNKIFRNLSGNKIEVYIDDMLAKTESGEQLTDDLKVIMNTLRKHQMRLNPTKCAFGMEAGKFLGFMITQRGVEANPEKCRAVLEMTSPKNLKEIQKLTGRLTALSRFLGASAQKAIPFFKLMKKGIPFKWEIECEEAFQHFKRILTEPPILAKPQTGETLYLYLSITEEAIAAALVRENEKKEQKPIYFISKVLQDTEARYSRLEKLAFALLSASRRLRQYFQAHPITVRTDQAVKQVLQKPDLAGRMLAWSIELSQFQIRFEPRNPIKAQALTDFIAEMTPIKLTPEPWKLHVDGSSNSTHGGAGIILENQNGIIIEQSIRYDFPVSNNQAEYEALLAGLNLAREVDAKVLEVNTDSQVVCSQINGSYQTRDPLLQQYLNKVSELKGEFENVTIQHVPRERNARADLLSKLASTKSGHGNRSLIQEVVKSPSVSTIINAHLTSSNRESWTYPILQYLLDGTLPPDPKEERRIKREAANYTIIAGQLYKRGFSQPLLKCVEPGNTEYILREIHEGCCGHHIGGKTLAQKIIRAGYFWPTIIRDSIQLTKSCDKCQRHANIHQAAPHQLSIISAERPFGSWGIDLVGPFPTAPGQLRYLVVAIDYYTKWIEAEPLASITATQCRKFVWRHIITRFGIPEVIISDNGTQFTDKKFRELLEGLHISHRFSSVEHPQTNGQVESANKIIIKGLKKRLDEAKGLWADELGSVLWSYRTTPQTSTGETPFRLTYGVEAVIPVEIGDPSPRKTVGGNDEEAERDLMDEERSIAHVKELALKQRISLRYNHGVIRREFADNDLVLRRNNIGPPTPGEGKLAPNWEGPYRIKAVIGKGAYKLERLDGSEIPRTWNAANLRRYYT comes from the coding sequence ATGGAGGGCATCCTGGAGGAGAACCCATCAAGCCAGGACGACTCCCAACCGCGTCGCCCGACCTCAGAACACCATGAAGCCACAAACCAAGCAAAAATAGCAAGTACCATCCACCACGCGAACAAACACGTCACCACGGACCCACAACATCCTGAGAAAGCCAGGGACAAAGCGGCACAAATCATCCAGGATCTCTGTCTCCGGGTCCAAGAACTTGAAGGCAAACTAACTAACAGAGAAAAACACAATAACGAGCACGGAAGCCAGGCAACTTCCAGGTCAAGATCCCACCGCGGCAGGTCGCCAACTCGGCAACACGATAGGAGAGAAGATCGCAGCACCTCACGCAACCACCGACACGAAAAATCGCCAGAACGGCGATACAACAAGAAACACCACCGCAGCGCTTCTCGGGATCTAAGTCGTCAACACAATTCGGACGAGGACCGGAGATACCAAAGCACCAAACGCACGAGAAGCGATCACACCATAATGGGAGCTACACCCTTCACAGAAAGAATCTTAAGAGCGAAACTCCCCAAAGGTTTCGACAAACCTACCGACATGAAGTATGATGGAACCAAGGACCCTCAGGAACATCTAACGGCCTTCGAGGCCAGAATGAACCTAGAAGGAGCGGCCGACGCAGTCCGGTGCAGAGCCTTCCCGGTAACCCTTGCCGGACCGGCAATTAAATGGTTCAACGCCCTCCCGAATGGGTCCATAGCCAGCTTCCACGACATAGCACGAAAATTCATGGCCCAGTTCACGACCAGAATCACCAAAGCCAAACACCCCATCAGCTTGTTAGGGGTCACACAAAAGCTAGACGAATCCACAAGAAAATACCTCGACCGCTTCAATGACGAATGCCTAACAGTCGACGGACTCACGGACTCCGTTGCCAGCCTCTGCCTAACTAACGGGCTCATGAATGAAGACTTTCGCAAACATCTCACCACTAAACCAGTATGGACCATGCACGAAATCCAAAACGTCGCCAAAGATTACATCAACGACGAGGAAGTCAGCCAGGTCGTCGCTGCCAACAAACGGCAGCACGTCGCTACCCAACACGGCAACCCGACTCCCCGTCATAACCCACCACCCAAAGAGAACCAACGAGACCACCTTAAACCAACCCACCGACCACCAAGAATAGGAAAATTCTCCAATTACACCCCCCTAACAGCACCAATTACTGAGATATACCACCAAATAGCAGATCGAGGTATCATCCCCAAAGCCCGACCACTCAAGGAAAGGACAGGAGGAAACAAAGCCCTCTACTGCGATTACCACCGAGGATACGACCACAAAACACAAGATTGTTTCGACCTTAAAGACGCCCTCGAGCAGGCCATACGAGACGGCAAACTCCCAGAGTTCGTCAAATTCATCAGAGAACCAAGGCGCGCCGATAGAGACAAGTCACCAGAAAGAGAAGGACGCAACCCGAGAACACAAAAGCCGCCCCCCAGGGAAAACCCCGAAGAGGATCCGACCATCATAGTGAACGTCATCACGGGCAAAGACGTATCGAATAAGTCAAAACTAACAATGAAAAAAGACCTCAAAATAATGGCCGTCAGGCACCACGACCCAGTCACCATAGCCGACAGCACGATAACTTTCTTGCCGGAAGACTGCCAACACGGCACCTCGGCCGAAGACGCCCCCTTCGTCATATCAGCCCGAATCGGAACAGGGCTAGTAAGAAGAATACTGGTGGACACTGGCGCCGACTCTAACATCCTCTTCCGAGGAGCTTTCGACAAACTCGGGCTCCGCAACGACAACCTCCAAACACACCGCCACGGCGTCACGGGCCTCGGAGACAACTTCCTCAAACCAGACGGCTCGGTTACCCTTCCCATCACCATAGGAACAAGCAACCAGAGAAAGACGATCTTATCCGAATTCGTAGTCCTGAAAGACTCCACAGCCTATAACGTCATTCTCGGGAGGAAAACAATCAACGACTTCTCTGCAGTCATCTTCACCAAATACCTCCTCATGAAGTTCAGGGCCGATGACGGCACCATCGGAACCATTCACGGAGACCGGGAAGTCGCAGCCGAATGCGACAACAATAGCTTAGCCCTAAGGAAAAAATCCCGGGACGCAGCCGGAATATTCCTTGCCGACCTAGACGCACGACTAGACGGTCAACCTAGACCGGAACCAGAAGGAGACATGGAAAAGCTACAGATAGGGCCAACCAAAGAAGAATACACTTTCATCAACAGAAACCTCCCGTACGACCTCAAAGAAGAACTCTCCCAACTTTTGAAACAAAACAGAGACCTGTTCGCATTTACACCAGCCGATATGCCGGGAATAAACCCCGACCTTATGTCTCACCATTTGGCAGTAGACCCCCTAGCCAAACCAGTGGCACAAAGAAGACGGAAAATGTCACCAGACCGAGCCGCCGAGGTCCGAAAACAGGTGAAAACCCTACTCGAAGCCAACTTCATCCGAGAACTCCCTTATACGACCTGGCTAGCCAACGTCGTACTGGTAAGAAAATCTAACGGGAAATGgcgaatgtgcgtcgactacacggatctcaacaaagcatgcccgAAGGACGCCTTCCCCCTACCGAACATCGACGGGCTAGTGGATGCGGCATCCGGCCACCGATACCTcagcttcatggacgcatattccGGCTACAACCAGATCCCGATGCACCGACCAGACGAAGAAAAAACAGCATTCATCACCCCGGAAGGAACCTACTGCTATAGAGTAATGCCCTTCGGCTTAAAAAACGCCGGAGCCACCTACCAGCGACTTGTTAACAAGATATTTCGCAACCTATCCGGAAACAAAATAGAAGTCTACATTGATGATATGCTCGCCAAGACGGAATCCGGAGAGCAACTAACCGACGACCTCAAGGTAATAATGAACACCCTGCGAAAGCACCAAATGCGACTCAACCCAACAAAATGTGCCTTCGGAATGGAAGCAGGAAAATTCCTCGGCTTCATGATCACGCAACGCGGAGTTGAGGCAAACCCGGAAAAATGCCGTGCCGTCCTTGAGATGACAAGTCCCAAAAACCTCAAAGAAATCCAAAAACTCACCGGCCGACTAACCGCGCTATCCCGGTTCCTCGGGGCATCGGCCCAAAAGGCAATCCCTTTTTTCAAACTTATGAAAAAAGGAATCCCTTTCAAATGGGAGATAGAATGCGAAGAAGCTTTCCAACACTTCAAAAGGATTCTAACGGAACCTCCAATCCTCGCAAAACCCCAAACAGGGGAAACACTATACCTATACCTCTCCATAACAGAAGAAGCAATCGCAGCAGCACTCGTCCGGGAAAACGAGAAAAAGGAACAAAAACCCATATACTTCATAAGCAAGGTCCTACAGGACACAGAAGCCCGCTATTCACGCTTAGAAAAGCTAGCTTTCGCACTCCTCTCGGCATCCCGACGGCTACGACAATACTTCCAAGCCCACCCCATAACGGTCCGAACCGACCAAGCGGTCAAACAAGTATTACAAAAACCCGACCTGGCAGGAAGAATGTTAGCATGGTCTATCGAGTTATCCCAATTCCAGATCAGGTTCGAACCCCGAAACCCCATCAAAGCACAGGCCTTGACCGACTTCATCGCTGAAATGACTCCGATCAAACTCACCCCCGAACCATGGAAACTGCACGTAGACGGCTCATCAAACTCCACTCACGGAGGCGCCGGAATTATACTCGAAAACCAAAACGGGATCATAATTGAACAATCAATAAGATACGACTTTCCAGTATCAAataaccaagcagaatacgaagccctctTAGCAGGACTGAACCTAGCCCGGGAAGTCGACGCCAAGGTACTCGAAGTAAATACCGATTCCCAGGTAGTGTGCTCCCAAATCAACGGAAGCTACCAAACCCGGGACCCCCTACTCCAACAATATCTAAATAAAGTGAGTGAATTAAAAGGAGAATTCGAAAACGTCACCATACAACACGTCCCCAGGGAACGAAATGCCAGGGCGGACCTGCTCTCCAAGCTAGCCAGTACGAAGTCGGGACACGGCAACAGATCACTAATCCAGGAGGTCGTTAAGTCGCCTTCCGTATCGACAATAATCAACGCACATCTAACATCCTCAAACCGGGAGTCTTGGACATACCCTATCTTACAATACCTCCTCGACGGAACCCTACCACCAGACCCAAAAGAGGAAAGGCGAATAAAAAGAGAAGCCGCCAACTACACCATCATAGCAGGACAACTATACAAACGCGGATTCTCGCAGCCCCTACTCAAATGTGTCGAACCCGGGAACACGGAATACATACTCCGCGAGATCCACGAAGGCTGCTGCGGTCACCACATCGGAGGAAAAACGCTAGCTCAAAAAATCATCAGGGCTGGCTATTTCTGGCCCACGATCATTCGAGATTCCATACAATTAACAAAAAGCTGCGACAAATGCCAAAGGCATGCCAATATCCACCAAGCCGCCCCACACCAACTCAGCATTATATCGGCAGAACGGCCATTCGGCAGTTGGGGAATCGACCTCGTCGGGCCCTTCCCCACAGCACCCGGCCAACTCAGATATCTCGTCGTCGCCATAgactactacaccaaatggattGAAGCCGAGCCCCTGGCCTCCATAACAGCGACCCAATGTCGAAAATTCGTCTGGCGGCATATCATTACCCGATTCGGAATCCCCGAAGTCATCATCTCAGACAACGGAACCCAGTTCACTGACAAAAAATTTAGAGAACTCCTAGAAGGATTGCACATATCCCATCGCTTCAGCTCGGTAGAACACCCCCAAACAAACGGACAGGTGGAATCCGCCAACAAAATAATCATTAAAGGACTCAAGAAACGACTCGACGAAGCCAAGGGACTATGGGCAGATGAGTTGGGATCAGTCCTATGGTCGTACCGAACAACACCCCAAACGAGCACGGGAGAAACGCCCTTCCGATTAACATACGGCGTAGAAGCAGTCATCCCAGTGGAAATCGGGGACCCCAGCCCCAGAAAAACGGTCGGAGGTAACGACGAAGAAGCAGAACGAGACCTCATGGACGAAGAAAGAAGCATAGCTCACGTCAAAGAGTTAGCACTCAAACAAAGAATCAGCCTAAGGTACAATCACGGCGTTATCCGACGAGAATTTGCGGACAACGACCTCGTCCTACGACGAAACAATATCGGTCCCCCGACcccgggagaaggaaagctcgccccCAACTGGGAAGGGCCATACAGAATCAAGGCCGTAATTGGAAAAGGAGCATATAAACTCGAACGACTAGACGGCAGCGAAATACCAAGAACTTGGAACGCAGCCAACCTACGAAGATACTACACTTAA